A genomic window from Streptomyces sp. MST-110588 includes:
- a CDS encoding NAD-dependent malic enzyme codes for MATAPSVSYSMTVRLEVPASGTAVSQLTTAVESSGGSVTGLDVTASGHEKLRIDVTIAATSTAHADEIVEKLRGIEGVSLGKVSDRTFLMHLGGKIEMSSKHPIRNRDDLSMVYTPGVARVCQAIADNPEDARRLTIKRNSVAVVTDGSAVLGLGNIGPKAALPVMEGKAALFKRFAGIDAWPLCLDTQDTDAIVEIVKAIAPGFAGINLEDISAPRCFEIEARLREALDIPVFHDDQHGTAIVVLASLTNALRVVGKKIGDVRVVMSGAGAAGTAILKLLIAAGVRHAVVADIHGVVHAGRKDLVDADPDSPLRWIADNTNPEGVTGTLKEAVVGADVFIGVSAPDVLDGDDVAKMADDAIVFALANPDPEVDPAVARQTAAVVATGRSDFPNQINNVLVFPGVFRGLLDAQSRTVNTEMMLAAARALADVVLDDELNANYIIPSVFNDKVAGAVAGAVRDAAKAAGSAVTADTASA; via the coding sequence ATGGCAACGGCGCCTAGCGTCTCGTATTCGATGACGGTGCGACTGGAAGTCCCCGCGAGCGGCACGGCCGTCAGCCAGCTCACCACGGCTGTGGAGTCCTCCGGCGGTTCCGTCACCGGCCTGGACGTGACCGCCTCCGGCCACGAAAAGCTCCGGATCGACGTCACCATCGCCGCGACCTCCACCGCCCACGCGGACGAGATCGTCGAGAAGCTGCGCGGCATCGAGGGCGTGTCGCTGGGCAAGGTCTCCGACCGTACGTTCCTGATGCACCTCGGCGGCAAGATCGAGATGTCGTCCAAGCACCCCATCCGCAACCGCGACGACCTGTCGATGGTCTACACGCCCGGCGTCGCCCGCGTCTGCCAGGCCATCGCGGACAACCCCGAGGACGCCCGCCGGCTGACCATCAAGCGCAACAGCGTCGCGGTCGTCACGGACGGCTCCGCCGTGCTGGGCCTGGGCAACATCGGCCCCAAGGCCGCCCTGCCCGTCATGGAGGGCAAGGCCGCCCTCTTCAAGCGCTTCGCCGGCATCGACGCCTGGCCGCTGTGCCTGGACACCCAGGACACCGACGCGATCGTGGAGATCGTCAAGGCCATCGCCCCGGGCTTCGCCGGCATCAACCTGGAGGACATCTCCGCGCCCCGCTGCTTCGAGATCGAGGCGCGGCTGCGCGAGGCCCTGGACATCCCGGTCTTCCACGACGACCAGCACGGCACCGCCATCGTGGTCCTGGCCTCGCTGACCAACGCGCTGCGCGTGGTCGGCAAGAAGATCGGCGACGTACGGGTGGTGATGTCCGGCGCCGGCGCCGCGGGCACCGCCATCCTCAAGCTGCTGATCGCCGCCGGTGTCCGGCACGCGGTCGTCGCCGACATCCACGGCGTGGTGCACGCGGGCCGTAAGGACCTGGTGGACGCCGACCCCGACTCGCCGCTGCGCTGGATCGCCGACAACACCAACCCCGAGGGCGTCACCGGCACCCTCAAGGAGGCCGTGGTCGGCGCGGACGTCTTCATCGGCGTCTCGGCCCCCGACGTCCTGGACGGCGACGACGTGGCGAAGATGGCGGACGACGCCATTGTGTTCGCACTTGCCAATCCGGACCCGGAGGTCGACCCGGCGGTGGCCCGGCAGACCGCCGCGGTGGTGGCCACCGGCCGCTCCGACTTCCCGAACCAGATCAACAACGTGCTGGTCTTCCCGGGCGTCTTCCGCGGCCTGCTGGACGCCCAGTCCCGTACGGTGAACACCGAGATGATGCTGGCCGCGGCCCGCGCCCTGGCGGACGTCGTCCTGGACGACGAGCTGAACGCGAACTACATCATCCCCAGCGTCTTCAACGACAAGGTCGCGGGCGCGGTGGCCGGTGCGGTGCGCGACGCGGCGAAGGCCGCCGGCTCCGCCGTGACGGCCGACACGGCGTCCGCCTGA
- a CDS encoding HU family DNA-binding protein, translating into MNRSELVAALADRAEVTRKDADAVLAALAETVGEVVAKGDEKVTIPGFLTFERTHRAARTARNPQTGDPIQIPAGYSVKVSAGSKLKEAAKGK; encoded by the coding sequence ATGAACCGCAGTGAGCTGGTGGCCGCTCTGGCCGATCGCGCCGAGGTGACCCGCAAGGACGCCGACGCCGTTCTGGCCGCGCTCGCCGAGACCGTCGGTGAGGTCGTCGCCAAGGGCGACGAGAAGGTCACCATCCCCGGCTTCCTGACCTTCGAGCGCACCCACCGTGCCGCTCGCACCGCGCGCAACCCGCAGACCGGCGACCCGATCCAGATCCCGGCCGGCTACAGCGTGAAGGTCTCCGCGGGCTCCAAGCTCAAGGAAGCCGCCAAGGGCAAGTGA
- the murA gene encoding UDP-N-acetylglucosamine 1-carboxyvinyltransferase — MTDDVLLVHGGTPLEGEIRVRGAKNLVPKAMVAALLGSGPSRLRNVPDIRDVRVVRGLLQLHGVTVRPGEEPGELILDPSRVESANVADIDAHAGSSRIPILFCGPLLHRLGHAFIPGLGGCDIGGRPVDFHFDVLRKFGATIEKRADGQYLEAPQRLRGCKIRLPYPSVGSTEQVLLTAVLAEGVTELSNAAVEPEIEDLICVLQKMGAIISMDTDRTIRITGVDTLGGYNHRAIPDRLEAASWASAALATEGNIYVRGAQQRSMMTFLNTYRKVGGAFEIDDEGIRFWHPGSALSAIALETDVHPGFQTDWQQPLVVALTQATGLSIVHETVYESRLGFTSALNQMGAHIQLYRECLGGSACRFGQRNFLHSAVVSGPTKLQGADLVIPDLRGGFSYLIAALAAQGTSRVHGIDLINRGYENFMEKLTSLGAHVELPNGAVGA; from the coding sequence ATGACCGACGACGTATTGCTTGTCCACGGCGGCACCCCGCTCGAGGGCGAGATCCGGGTCCGCGGCGCGAAGAACCTCGTGCCCAAGGCCATGGTCGCCGCCCTGCTCGGCAGCGGCCCGAGCCGGCTGCGCAACGTGCCCGACATCCGTGACGTGCGCGTCGTACGCGGGCTGCTCCAGCTCCACGGGGTCACCGTGCGCCCGGGCGAGGAACCCGGTGAGCTGATCCTGGACCCGTCTCGCGTGGAGAGCGCCAACGTCGCCGACATCGACGCCCACGCGGGCTCCTCCCGTATCCCGATCCTCTTCTGCGGCCCGCTGCTGCACCGCCTGGGCCACGCCTTCATCCCGGGCCTGGGCGGCTGCGACATCGGCGGCCGTCCGGTGGACTTCCACTTCGACGTGCTGCGCAAGTTCGGCGCGACCATCGAGAAGCGGGCGGACGGGCAGTACCTGGAGGCGCCGCAGCGCCTGCGCGGCTGCAAGATCCGGCTGCCGTACCCCTCCGTCGGCTCGACCGAGCAGGTGCTGCTGACCGCCGTCCTGGCGGAGGGCGTCACCGAGCTGTCGAACGCGGCCGTGGAGCCGGAGATCGAGGACCTGATCTGCGTCCTGCAGAAGATGGGCGCGATCATCTCCATGGACACCGACCGGACGATCCGGATCACCGGTGTCGACACGCTCGGCGGCTACAACCACCGCGCCATCCCGGACCGCCTGGAGGCCGCCTCCTGGGCGTCCGCCGCGCTGGCGACCGAGGGCAACATCTACGTGCGCGGCGCCCAGCAGCGTTCGATGATGACCTTCCTGAACACCTACCGGAAGGTCGGCGGCGCCTTCGAGATCGACGACGAGGGCATCCGCTTCTGGCACCCGGGCAGCGCGCTCAGCGCGATCGCCCTGGAGACCGACGTCCACCCCGGCTTCCAGACCGACTGGCAGCAGCCTCTGGTCGTCGCGCTGACGCAGGCCACCGGCCTGTCGATCGTCCACGAGACGGTGTACGAGTCCCGGCTCGGCTTCACCTCGGCCCTCAACCAGATGGGCGCGCACATCCAGCTCTACCGGGAGTGCCTGGGCGGCAGCGCCTGCCGCTTCGGGCAGCGCAACTTCCTGCACTCCGCGGTCGTCAGCGGCCCCACCAAGCTCCAGGGCGCCGACCTGGTCATCCCCGACCTGCGCGGCGGCTTCTCGTACCTGATCGCCGCCCTGGCCGCACAGGGCACCTCGCGGGTCCACGGCATCGACCTGATCAACCGTGGCTACGAGAACTTCATGGAGAAGCTGACCTCCCTGGGCGCCCACGTGGAGCTGCCGAACGGCGCTGTCGGCGCCTGA
- a CDS encoding YqgE/AlgH family protein has product MTEVSSLTGRLLVATPALADPNFDRAVVLLLDHDEEGSLGVVLNRPTPVGVGDILEPWAPLAGEPGVVFQGGPVSLDSALGVAVVPGGAEGPGGEVPGDGPLGWRRVHGAIGLVDLEAPPELLAAVLGSLRIFAGYAGWGPGQLEDELVEGAWYVVESEPGDVSAPDPERLWRSVLRRQRNELAMVATYPDDPSLN; this is encoded by the coding sequence ATGACCGAGGTGTCCTCGCTCACAGGCCGGCTGCTCGTCGCCACACCGGCGCTCGCCGACCCGAATTTCGACCGCGCGGTGGTGCTGCTCCTCGACCACGACGAGGAGGGGTCCCTCGGCGTGGTCCTCAACCGCCCCACTCCGGTGGGGGTAGGCGACATCCTCGAACCCTGGGCGCCGCTGGCCGGGGAGCCGGGCGTGGTCTTCCAGGGCGGACCGGTGTCGCTGGACTCGGCCCTGGGGGTCGCGGTGGTCCCCGGCGGCGCGGAGGGCCCCGGGGGAGAGGTGCCGGGGGACGGCCCGCTGGGCTGGCGCCGGGTGCACGGCGCGATCGGGCTGGTGGACCTGGAGGCCCCGCCTGAACTGCTCGCCGCGGTCCTCGGCAGCCTGCGGATCTTCGCCGGGTACGCGGGCTGGGGCCCCGGCCAGTTGGAGGACGAACTGGTCGAGGGTGCCTGGTACGTCGTCGAGTCCGAGCCCGGTGACGTCTCCGCCCCTGACCCGGAGCGCCTGTGGCGGTCGGTGCTGCGCCGGCAGCGCAACGAACTGGCGATGGTGGCCACCTACCCGGACGACCCGTCGCTGAACTGA
- a CDS encoding LysR family transcriptional regulator — MNPAHAGTASGVRTTGGHDGVELRHLRAFVAVAEERSFTHAADRLGIGQPALTRTVRALEDALAVRLLDRTTRRVELTDAGRQLHDDIAPLLSRLADALRSPGEQAILRLGFTAPLPACCPALTSAFEAATGAGVRLVRRDTPLAGLDTGESDVAVLRGDPPEGAPVRTRLLSYESRVAVVSRTEPGTGPARERTGTVARRRVLDWAELADLPLVVNTVTGTTRPELWPRGRRPRLACTADNFDEWLEAVAAGHGIGVASEAVAQRHTHPGLRFVRLKNAPPVPVRLALPDRDAHPLAERFFRLTGPAAPAPENKRTAGPEQR, encoded by the coding sequence ATGAATCCCGCACACGCTGGTACCGCTTCCGGTGTCCGTACCACGGGTGGGCACGATGGTGTGGAGCTGCGGCATCTGCGCGCATTCGTGGCCGTCGCCGAGGAGCGCAGCTTCACCCACGCCGCCGACCGGCTGGGCATCGGCCAGCCCGCGCTGACCCGTACCGTACGGGCCCTCGAAGACGCCCTCGCCGTACGCCTGCTGGACCGCACCACCCGCCGCGTCGAACTGACCGACGCCGGCCGCCAGCTCCACGACGACATCGCACCGCTCCTCTCCCGGCTGGCCGACGCCCTGCGCTCGCCCGGCGAACAGGCCATCCTGCGCCTGGGCTTCACCGCGCCGCTGCCCGCCTGCTGCCCCGCACTCACCTCGGCCTTCGAGGCGGCGACCGGCGCGGGCGTCCGGCTGGTGCGCCGGGACACCCCGCTGGCCGGGCTGGACACGGGCGAGTCGGATGTGGCGGTGCTGCGCGGCGACCCGCCTGAGGGGGCGCCGGTCCGTACCCGGCTGCTGTCCTACGAGTCACGGGTCGCCGTCGTCTCCCGTACGGAGCCCGGCACCGGCCCGGCCCGCGAGCGGACCGGCACGGTGGCCCGGCGGCGCGTGCTGGACTGGGCGGAACTCGCGGACCTCCCTCTCGTCGTCAACACCGTGACCGGCACCACCCGCCCCGAGCTGTGGCCCCGGGGACGGCGGCCCCGGCTCGCCTGCACCGCCGACAACTTCGACGAGTGGCTGGAGGCCGTGGCTGCCGGACACGGGATCGGCGTGGCGTCGGAGGCGGTGGCCCAACGCCACACCCACCCGGGCCTGCGTTTCGTGCGGCTGAAGAACGCGCCGCCCGTACCCGTCCGTCTGGCGCTCCCCGACCGCGACGCCCATCCCCTGGCCGAGCGCTTCTTCCGGCTCACCGGCCCGGCCGCCCCCGCACCGGAGAACAAGCGCACAGCGGGACCGGAGCAGAGATGA
- a CDS encoding MFS transporter has product MRKVWLLALGAFTLGLDAYVMAGLLPVVADDIGTTVSLAGQMVTVFTLAYAISAPLVAGLLSGVRPRVLVMAALAVFTLGNAMTALAPALGALLAARAVAGVGAGVYSALSTAAASALVPAERRGRALAVVMGGMSTGTVLGVPVGVLLAGHAGWRSTMWLVTALGAVALVGLSVLLPPVPADPPVSVRARLAAVTDRRVAPIVGVSFLAAVASLGLYTYLAPVLASAGGVSEVTPYLWAWGVGGVLGSVLAGPLVDRTGKAATLVGAVMAVIVASQALLPPLASVAPPAAAAALLVWGAAGWALQVPQQHRLLALRADRGTVALALNNSALYLGSAAGSALGGVALAQGLAPYVLPWAAAGAAALGLLLHLYVRLSAGRRSRHAACLGTLGSYEHS; this is encoded by the coding sequence GTGCGGAAGGTATGGCTACTGGCCCTGGGGGCGTTCACCCTCGGCCTGGACGCGTACGTGATGGCGGGACTGCTGCCCGTCGTCGCGGACGACATCGGTACGACGGTCTCCCTGGCGGGGCAGATGGTCACTGTCTTCACCCTGGCGTACGCGATCTCGGCACCGCTGGTCGCCGGCCTGCTCAGCGGGGTGCGGCCACGGGTGCTCGTCATGGCCGCGCTGGCCGTTTTCACGCTGGGCAACGCCATGACCGCACTGGCCCCCGCACTCGGCGCGCTGCTCGCCGCCCGGGCCGTCGCCGGGGTGGGCGCCGGCGTCTACTCGGCGCTCTCGACCGCCGCCGCCTCCGCCCTGGTCCCGGCCGAGCGGCGGGGCCGGGCGCTGGCCGTGGTGATGGGCGGCATGAGTACGGGCACGGTTCTCGGCGTCCCCGTGGGCGTCCTGCTGGCCGGGCACGCCGGCTGGCGTTCCACGATGTGGCTGGTCACCGCGCTCGGCGCGGTGGCGCTGGTAGGTCTGTCCGTCCTGCTGCCGCCGGTGCCCGCCGATCCGCCGGTGTCCGTACGGGCCCGGCTGGCAGCCGTCACCGACCGCCGGGTGGCCCCGATCGTGGGCGTCTCCTTTCTCGCGGCGGTCGCCAGTCTCGGTCTGTACACCTACCTGGCGCCGGTCCTCGCCTCGGCGGGCGGCGTGAGCGAGGTCACTCCGTACCTGTGGGCGTGGGGCGTCGGCGGGGTGCTGGGCAGCGTCCTGGCCGGCCCGCTGGTGGACCGTACGGGAAAGGCGGCGACGCTGGTCGGCGCGGTGATGGCGGTCATCGTCGCTTCTCAGGCCCTGCTGCCGCCGCTCGCCTCGGTCGCACCGCCCGCCGCGGCGGCGGCCCTGCTGGTCTGGGGCGCGGCGGGCTGGGCCCTCCAGGTCCCCCAGCAGCACCGGCTGCTCGCACTGCGTGCCGACCGCGGCACGGTGGCCCTGGCGCTGAACAACTCGGCCCTCTACCTGGGCAGTGCGGCAGGCTCGGCACTGGGCGGAGTGGCGCTCGCGCAGGGGCTCGCGCCGTACGTGCTGCCGTGGGCGGCAGCCGGTGCGGCGGCCCTGGGACTGCTCCTCCACCTGTACGTCCGGCTGTCCGCGGGGCGACGCTCCCGGCATGCCGCCTGCCTCGGTACCCTTGGCAGTTATGAGCACTCTTGA